The region CTCCACGAGGATCAGCGTGTTGATGGTCGTGGTGACGGAGTCGGTGGGCAGGGCGACGTAGTAGTTGCCGTTGCCGTTGTTGCTGGCCACGTACTCGACTCGGTACTCGCCGAGCCCTGTGAGGGTGACGGTGTGCAGGCCCTCGCTGCGGGAGACGGCGGCCAGTTCGGCCATCTGGGTCTTGTTGAGTTTGACGGCGGTCATGTCTCTGAAGCCGGACTCGCTCGTGGTCGTGGTCGACGGCATCTTGGCGACGTAAGCCTGGGTCACTCCGCCATCCGCGTCGACGCCGGCGGCGACGGTGTACTCCTGCGTCCCGCCCCTCTTCATGAACTCCGAGAGCCGTTCCTGGACGGTCATCGTGAAGGTGCCCGCACCGGAGGGTGCTTTGCCGGCGGTGGTGGACGAGGAATCCGTGGAGGGTGAGGAAGAGGCCGACCCACTACTGCCAAACGCCCCGTTCGGCGGACTGCCCTTGCCACCGCCCAGCCCGTTCGGCGGCCCGCCGACACGGTTGCCGGCCTCTCTGACCTGGCTGTCCAGCTGCGTGTAGAGGTGCTGCTGGAGCGCGATGGTCGTCACCGTGCCCATCACGGCGCACACCACGGCGATCAGCGAGACCGCCGAGACGACAAGCCGCGTACGCAGGGTCCGCGGCCTGCTCTGCCGCTGCGCCCTCTGCTCCGACCTGCCGAGCCTGCGCTGCCCGCCCGCTTTCCTCTTGCTGCTCACCGTGCTGCCCTCCCACCGGGCTCGACTACCTCTTTCGGAGCGGCACCACCAATGACGCGAGGTCAGGTCAGCCGGCGGGCTTGATCAGATACCCGGCACCGCGCCGGGTGTGGATCATCGGCTCGCGCCCGGCGTCGATCTTCCGTCGCAGGTAGGAGATGTACAGCTCGACGACGTTCGCCTGGCCGCCGAAGTCGTACGACCACACACGGTCGAGTATCTGGGCCTTGCTGAGCACGCGCCGCGGGTTGCGCATGAGGAAGCGCAGCAACTCGAACTCGGTCGCGGTGAGGTGGATACCGTCCCCGGCACGCGACACCTCGTGGCTGTCCTCGTCGAGGGTGAGGTCACCGACGACCAGGACGGAGTCGGACCGCCGGTCGGCGGCACCTGAACGCCGGATCAGACCACGCAGCCGTGCCACGACCTCTTCGAGGCTGAAGGGCTTGGTCACATAGTCGTCGCCACCGGCGGTGAGGCCCGCGATCCGGTCCTCGACGGCGTCCTTCGCCGTCAGGAACAGCACCGGCACCTCGGGCAGTTCGCGCCGCAACCGACCGAGAACGGTGAGGCCGTCCATGTCGGGCAGCATCATGTCGAGAACGACGGCATCGGGCCGGAACTCGCGCGCGGTCTGCACCGCACCCGTTCCGTCACCGGCGCTGCGGATCTGCCAGCCTTCGTAGCGGAGGGCCATGGAGAGCAGTTCGGTGATCGACAGCTCGTCGTCCACCACAAGCACTCGGACGGGGCTCCCGTCCGGCCTCAGCAGTTCGGTGCGCCCCTGGGGCGAGGTCGTGGTCATAGCGGAAACCTTGTCGGTGTCCTCTGAGAGCAGGCTTTCTGGAACCTGTGATTTCCCTGAGAAACACACAGGCGCCTCTCAGGGAAGCCCTGGGAACCGACGCCCCGAAAGCCGGAGGGACAGGCAACGGACAACCCAACCAAGAACATTGGACCCACCGTCCGACCTGTACCTTCGCGCCCACCCGGACCACTCCGACTCACCCGACCGGCTACCGGAAAGCCCCGGAGACCACCCTCGGGCATCCTGTGTGCCTCCTGGGCGAACCTGGTCCGAAGTTACGCACCCCACTCCCGTACGCCCGATTTGTCACCCCCCTCACCCGCCTCCCCTCGTCCGTCACAGCCCGAACAGCCGCGCCCCGTTGTCGTGACACACGGCCCGGAGCCAGTCGTCGCCGAGGCCCAACCACTCCAGGGCGTGCAGCTGGTGGACGTACGGATACGGAATGTTCGGGAAGTCCGAGCCGAGCAGGATCCGGTCGCCGAGGTCCGCCAGCCGGGGGAGTTCGGGCCGGGGGAACGGGTTGATCCGCTCCGCGAAGTCGGTGAACGCCATCGTCGTGTCCAACCGCACCTCGCCGTACCGCTCGGCAAGGCCGAGGAAGTCCCCGTACTCAGGCATCCCCATGTGCGCGACGATCAGCCGCAGCCGGGGATGCCGCGCCAGCACGCGCCCGACCGGTTCGGGCCCGGTGTGCTTGCCCGGTGCCGGACCTGACCCGCAGTGGATCACCACGGGCGTCCCGGCCTCGGCGAGCAGTCCCCAGGCCGGGTCGAGGAGTTCGTCGGCGGGGTCGTACGCCCCCACCTGCACATGCGCCTTGAAGACGCGCGCGCCGGACTCGACGGCCTCCCTGACGTACGCCTCGACGCCCGGCTCGGGGAACAGCGTCGAGGTGTGCAGACAGTCGGGGGTACGGCCCGCGAAGTCCGCCGCCCACTGGTTGAGCCACTGGGCCATGCCGGCCTTGTGCGGGTAGATCATGGCGGTGAACGCCCGCACCCCGAACGCCCGGACCAGCGCGAGCCGTTCGTCCTCCTCCAGCCGGTAGGTGATCGGCCACTCGATGCCGCCGTTCATCGACCCGACAGCGTCGAAAAAGGCCCAGACCTTGCGCAGCACCCGCTCGGGCATGAAATGCGTGTGCACGTCGACCAGACCGGGCAACCCGAGCCGCGTCCAGAACCGCCGGACCTCGGCGACGTCCATGACTTCGGCGGCGGCCTCGGTGACGTCGGCGGCTTGAGCGAGGCCGGCGACCTCACCGCCGACGTCAGCGTTTCCGTCCTCCGAGGCTTTGCTCGTGTCTTCCACCGCCGCTTCCTCCCGCTCAGATTCTCGCCGCACGGCGTCTTACGACGCCCTATGGCATCGCCCGACATGCATCACCACTTAAATGCCCGGGATCAGAACAGCCCGTCCTGTACCCCCGCCGCCTCCTTCGTCGTCTTGAACTCCCGCACAGGAACGGTCAGTCCACCGCCCCCGACCGGCACCAGTTCCCACCCGGTCATCAACCTCGTATCCAACACCACCACCCCCGGCCCGTCCTCGACCGCGAGATGCAGATCGGGCCCGGCAGCCGCCACCAGCTCGCCCCCGACGACACCTCCCGCGACCAGCTCCCTCACCGCACCCACGGCCGGCGCCGGCGTCGGCTCCGTCAGCCCGAACACCCCGACGTGGTCGACGACTTGGCAGGACGCCCGCTCCAGGGACTCGGGCCAGCCACCCAGCCCCACCGCCCGGGCGTGCAGTTCCTCGACCTCCACGGCCCGCTCCGCCGCCGACCCCGGCAGAGCGGCCCGCACCGCCCGCTTGTCGGCGTACGGAATCCGGTCCGGGACCCGGAGTGCGGCGCGCAGCAGCTCCTCCGTACGCCGGGCGGCCATCAGCGGGCCGACGCCCAGCCAGCTGAATGCGACGGCACCCTGCTCAAGCAGCCGCGCCGAGCCCCGCTCCAGCGCCGTGATGCCGACCTTGGTCATCCCAGGCCCGAACCAGGCCAGATATACGTGATAGGGCCGTGGATCGTCCGCGATCGTGTCGGCGGCGACCGAGTGCGCCCGGTCCAGCCGCGCGCACTCCTCGCAGCGCGCCCCCGTACTCCGCCCCGACACCCCTGCCCGTATCGGACAGGCATTCCCCCGCGCTCCCACACATGTCCGTACGCCCCCTTCCGTGACCCCGAAGGCCACCCTCTTCCCCCAGGTCAGCGCGCTGTCACGCCCCCCGTCCCACCGCAGCACGGGACCGTCCGCCGACCATCGCAGCCCCGAGCATCTCCACGCCTGTGCCATCCCTTGCGAGATTACGGGATGCCACTGACAACGCCTCCCGGGACGTCAAAACCGCAGGTCAGGAGGGCATGAGCCAGTCGGCGGGCCAGACAGCCGACCATGCAGGGGGGCCACTCAGACCCGTTCCGGAACGATCTCACCGGCCCCACCCGCAACGGCGTTCCCGGGCCCGTTGGACGATCCCGGGATCGGAGTCGATGCCGAGCACCGACGCCGTACTCCGCCCGGCCGGCAGCCGCGCCAGGTCGCCGCTGCCGCAGCCGACGCCGAGGACACGGCCGTACCGTCTGGGCAACTGCCGCGTGATCCACGGGTGGTACTCAGGTTGAACTCGTAGTGTCCGGTCGTGTGATCACCGGGGTTCGATGATCAGGCCGGTTCCGGTGAGGCAGCCGTCGATCAGGTGGGGTCTGAACTGGATCTTCTTCAGCTTGCGTTT is a window of Streptomyces sp. B21-083 DNA encoding:
- a CDS encoding amidohydrolase family protein, with protein sequence MDVAEVRRFWTRLGLPGLVDVHTHFMPERVLRKVWAFFDAVGSMNGGIEWPITYRLEEDERLALVRAFGVRAFTAMIYPHKAGMAQWLNQWAADFAGRTPDCLHTSTLFPEPGVEAYVREAVESGARVFKAHVQVGAYDPADELLDPAWGLLAEAGTPVVIHCGSGPAPGKHTGPEPVGRVLARHPRLRLIVAHMGMPEYGDFLGLAERYGEVRLDTTMAFTDFAERINPFPRPELPRLADLGDRILLGSDFPNIPYPYVHQLHALEWLGLGDDWLRAVCHDNGARLFGL
- a CDS encoding methyltransferase domain-containing protein gives rise to the protein MPRRYGRVLGVGCGSGDLARLPAGRSTASVLGIDSDPGIVQRARERRCGWGR
- a CDS encoding DUF2797 domain-containing protein encodes the protein MAQAWRCSGLRWSADGPVLRWDGGRDSALTWGKRVAFGVTEGGVRTCVGARGNACPIRAGVSGRSTGARCEECARLDRAHSVAADTIADDPRPYHVYLAWFGPGMTKVGITALERGSARLLEQGAVAFSWLGVGPLMAARRTEELLRAALRVPDRIPYADKRAVRAALPGSAAERAVEVEELHARAVGLGGWPESLERASCQVVDHVGVFGLTEPTPAPAVGAVRELVAGGVVGGELVAAAGPDLHLAVEDGPGVVVLDTRLMTGWELVPVGGGGLTVPVREFKTTKEAAGVQDGLF
- a CDS encoding response regulator transcription factor → MTTTSPQGRTELLRPDGSPVRVLVVDDELSITELLSMALRYEGWQIRSAGDGTGAVQTAREFRPDAVVLDMMLPDMDGLTVLGRLRRELPEVPVLFLTAKDAVEDRIAGLTAGGDDYVTKPFSLEEVVARLRGLIRRSGAADRRSDSVLVVGDLTLDEDSHEVSRAGDGIHLTATEFELLRFLMRNPRRVLSKAQILDRVWSYDFGGQANVVELYISYLRRKIDAGREPMIHTRRGAGYLIKPAG